The following coding sequences are from one Lactiplantibacillus paraplantarum window:
- a CDS encoding phosphatase PAP2 family protein: MPTKTKTLLGGMSLIAFAAIALGVITHAAWLAQLDAAASTLATRAIDPMNTALFKVVATLGSPATVVGLTALLCLWLWLQQGPVVSLWFAGLQLGGSAITEGFKLLIDRSRPLHQLVLDHGASFPSGHTLCTALLVFTLWTLCLPHIQDQETQLITVLIGIGWIAMVAISRVYLRDHYLSDVLASVCLASGWWLLVTPAEAFIQAKMRQFLPEGMLKSWPHQN, from the coding sequence ATGCCGACTAAAACCAAAACATTGCTAGGCGGGATGAGCCTGATTGCCTTTGCCGCCATAGCCCTTGGTGTCATCACGCATGCCGCCTGGCTTGCGCAATTGGACGCGGCGGCCAGCACTTTGGCCACGCGCGCCATCGATCCAATGAATACCGCGCTTTTCAAAGTCGTTGCCACCCTCGGCAGTCCTGCCACCGTCGTCGGTCTCACTGCGCTGCTTTGCCTGTGGTTGTGGCTCCAGCAAGGACCGGTCGTCAGCCTATGGTTTGCCGGTCTGCAGCTCGGCGGCTCCGCCATTACGGAAGGCTTCAAGCTACTGATTGACCGCAGTCGCCCGCTCCATCAGCTGGTGCTGGATCACGGCGCTAGCTTCCCTAGCGGCCACACGCTTTGCACGGCGCTGCTAGTGTTCACCTTGTGGACGCTCTGCCTGCCGCACATTCAAGATCAAGAAACCCAGCTGATTACTGTATTGATTGGCATTGGCTGGATCGCGATGGTGGCGATATCGCGGGTGTATCTGCGCGACCACTACCTCTCTGATGTGCTCGCCAGTGTCTGCTTAGCTAGCGGCTGGTGGTTGCTGGTCACACCTGCGGAAGCCTTTATTCAAGCTAAAATGCGGCAGTTTTTACCGGAAGGGATGTTGAAATCATGGCCACATCAAAATTAA